The proteins below come from a single Elusimicrobiaceae bacterium genomic window:
- a CDS encoding uL13 family ribosomal protein: GAKETPLKRQFEKDSTKVLELAVKRMLDVNRLRAPRMKRLRLFSGEEHEFAGRFAK, encoded by the coding sequence AGGCGCCAAAGAAACCCCGCTCAAACGTCAGTTTGAAAAGGATTCCACCAAAGTATTGGAATTGGCCGTCAAACGCATGTTAGACGTCAACCGCTTGCGCGCTCCGCGCATGAAACGCCTCCGCCTTTTCAGTGGCGAAGAGCATGAATTTGCCG